Proteins co-encoded in one Armatimonadota bacterium genomic window:
- a CDS encoding SDR family NAD(P)-dependent oxidoreductase, whose translation MDLASHVALVTGGSSGIGRAIVGALARAGAAVAFTYRSNAAGADAVVAELAGVAPVVALQGDVAVDADVARVVSTTVERWGRLTIVVNNAGIIRDALALRMSPDDWQAVLDVNLSGAVRVCRHAVPHLRAAGGGRIINVASIAGVVGSPGQANYSAAKAGLIGLTEALALELAPFGITVNTVAPGAIDAGIVATLPEEQRRRLIEVIPLGRMGTAAEVAAAVAFLASPAAGFITGQTLIVDGGATIRAWRG comes from the coding sequence ATGGACCTTGCATCACACGTCGCCCTGGTCACGGGCGGATCGTCGGGGATCGGCCGGGCGATCGTCGGCGCGCTGGCACGCGCCGGGGCGGCCGTGGCCTTCACCTACCGCAGCAACGCCGCGGGCGCCGACGCGGTCGTCGCGGAGCTGGCGGGTGTGGCGCCGGTGGTGGCCCTGCAGGGTGACGTCGCCGTCGACGCCGACGTCGCCCGGGTGGTCAGCACCACCGTGGAGCGGTGGGGTCGCCTCACCATCGTCGTCAACAACGCCGGCATCATCCGCGACGCCCTGGCCCTGCGCATGAGCCCCGACGACTGGCAGGCCGTCCTGGACGTCAACCTCTCGGGCGCCGTGCGGGTCTGCCGGCACGCGGTGCCGCACCTGCGCGCCGCAGGCGGCGGCCGCATCATCAACGTGGCGTCCATCGCCGGCGTCGTGGGCAGCCCGGGGCAGGCCAACTACTCCGCGGCCAAAGCCGGGCTGATCGGCCTGACCGAGGCCCTCGCGCTGGAGCTCGCCCCCTTTGGCATCACGGTCAACACGGTGGCGCCGGGCGCCATCGACGCCGGGATCGTCGCCACCCTGCCCGAAGAGCAGCGCCGGCGCCTGATCGAGGTCATCCCCCTGGGCCGCATGGGCACCGCGGCCGAGGTGGCCGCTGCGGTAGCGTTCCTGGCGAGCCCGGCCGCGGGCTTCATCACGGGACAGACCCTCATCGTCGACGGCGGCGCCACGATCCGGGCCTGGCGGGGGTGA
- a CDS encoding class I SAM-dependent methyltransferase, which produces METQTGHEISRAAPNGDEGDRFSFAKFAAHPFFREVNEWLVARARIRPGSDVVDLGCGPGAVTEIILRHMGTPPAGRVYAVDPSASALRLAAQRIQSAIVRFIQGTAERIASLVPQVDTVVFCNAIHLVPDKAQVVGAVSKIVRPGGVFAFNTSFFEGAYPAETYRFYKLWVLRAVRWLKEQGHTVARGVKATAMQWLSPDEYRALLAAHGFGETEIAFQEKRLTCQAWEDISEFSLFIEGALPGVPLDLGAEALKVGVRQAFRELGLQSVPRIWLQAIARRV; this is translated from the coding sequence ATGGAGACCCAGACCGGCCACGAGATCTCCCGCGCCGCGCCCAACGGCGACGAGGGCGACCGTTTCTCCTTCGCCAAGTTCGCGGCGCATCCGTTCTTCCGCGAAGTGAACGAGTGGCTGGTGGCCCGCGCGCGCATCCGCCCGGGCAGCGACGTCGTCGACCTGGGCTGCGGGCCCGGGGCGGTCACCGAGATCATCCTGCGCCACATGGGCACCCCGCCGGCAGGACGCGTGTACGCCGTCGACCCCTCGGCCTCCGCGTTACGGCTGGCCGCCCAGCGCATCCAGTCGGCGATCGTCAGGTTCATCCAGGGGACGGCCGAGCGCATCGCCAGCCTGGTGCCACAGGTGGACACGGTGGTCTTCTGCAACGCCATCCACCTGGTGCCGGACAAAGCGCAGGTCGTAGGGGCCGTGAGCAAGATCGTCCGCCCCGGCGGGGTGTTCGCCTTCAACACCTCGTTCTTCGAGGGCGCCTACCCGGCGGAGACCTACCGCTTCTACAAGCTGTGGGTGCTGCGCGCGGTGCGGTGGCTGAAGGAGCAGGGGCACACGGTGGCCCGGGGCGTGAAGGCGACGGCGATGCAGTGGCTGTCACCCGACGAGTACCGCGCGCTGCTGGCGGCCCACGGGTTCGGCGAGACCGAGATCGCCTTCCAGGAGAAGCGACTCACCTGCCAGGCCTGGGAAGACATCAGCGAGTTCTCCCTGTTCATCGAGGGGGCGCTGCCGGGCGTCCCGCTGGACCTCGGAGCCGAGGCGCTGAAGGTGGGCGTGCGCCAGGCGTTCCGCGAGCTGGGTCTGCAGTCCGTCCCACGCATCTGGCTGCAGGCGATCGCCCGGCGCGTCTAG
- the pruA gene encoding L-glutamate gamma-semialdehyde dehydrogenase, with amino-acid sequence MALPEFRNEPPTDFTLEPSRRAMEEALAAVERELGREFPLIIGERRVRTDDKFTSWNPSYKTQAVALCQQATASEVQTAVEVAERAFQTWGRVPAEERAAILLRAAEILRRRKFWAAAWQVFEVGKNWAEADADVAEAIDFMEYYAREALRYARGQPLGTHPQEFSEYVYLPLGVVAVIPPWNFPLAIPAGMAVAAIAAGNTVVLKPSSDSPANAYVLHEVLDAAGLPPGVLNIVTGPGSAVGDPLVAHPRVRMVAFTGSKEVGIRLYEQAARVVPGQIWLKRVIAEMGGKNAVIVDESADLDEAVAAAVVSGYGFQGQKCSAGSRLVVVDGRYRDVLDAFVARVRDLRVGPARDNFPVGPVINARAMHTILDYIAIGRREGQLAAGGEPADGDGFFIQPTVFADVAPDARIAQEEIFGPVVAVIRARDFAHALEIANGTEYGLTGAVFSRDPMHLALARREFHCGNLYLNRKCTGALVGVHPFGGFNMSGTDAKAGGPDYLGFFLQPKVVSVKYR; translated from the coding sequence ATGGCGCTACCCGAGTTCCGCAACGAGCCCCCCACTGACTTCACCCTGGAGCCGTCCCGGCGCGCGATGGAAGAGGCGCTGGCCGCCGTCGAGCGCGAGCTGGGCCGCGAGTTCCCGCTGATCATCGGCGAGCGCCGCGTGCGCACCGACGACAAGTTCACGTCGTGGAACCCGTCGTACAAGACCCAGGCGGTGGCCCTCTGCCAGCAGGCCACCGCCAGCGAGGTCCAGACGGCCGTGGAGGTCGCCGAGCGGGCCTTCCAGACGTGGGGCCGGGTGCCGGCCGAGGAGCGCGCCGCGATCCTGCTGCGGGCCGCGGAGATCCTGCGGCGGCGCAAGTTCTGGGCGGCCGCCTGGCAGGTCTTCGAGGTGGGGAAGAACTGGGCGGAGGCCGACGCCGACGTCGCCGAGGCCATCGACTTCATGGAGTACTACGCGCGCGAAGCCCTGCGCTACGCCCGCGGCCAGCCCCTGGGCACACACCCGCAGGAGTTCAGCGAGTACGTCTACCTGCCGCTCGGCGTCGTGGCGGTCATCCCTCCGTGGAACTTCCCCCTGGCGATCCCGGCGGGCATGGCCGTCGCCGCCATCGCGGCCGGCAACACCGTGGTGCTCAAGCCCAGCAGCGACTCGCCCGCCAACGCCTACGTCCTCCACGAGGTGCTGGACGCCGCCGGCCTACCCCCCGGCGTGCTCAACATCGTGACCGGCCCCGGCAGCGCGGTGGGCGACCCGCTGGTGGCGCACCCCCGGGTGCGCATGGTCGCGTTCACCGGCTCCAAGGAGGTCGGCATCCGGCTCTACGAGCAGGCGGCGCGGGTGGTCCCCGGGCAGATCTGGCTCAAGCGGGTCATCGCCGAGATGGGCGGGAAGAACGCCGTGATCGTCGACGAGAGCGCCGACCTGGACGAGGCCGTGGCGGCGGCGGTCGTCTCGGGGTACGGCTTCCAGGGCCAGAAGTGCTCGGCCGGCTCCCGCCTGGTGGTGGTCGACGGCCGCTACCGCGACGTGCTCGACGCCTTCGTGGCCAGGGTCCGCGACCTGCGCGTGGGCCCGGCGCGCGACAACTTCCCAGTGGGCCCGGTCATCAACGCGCGCGCGATGCACACCATTCTGGACTACATCGCGATCGGCCGGCGCGAAGGTCAGCTGGCGGCCGGGGGCGAGCCCGCCGACGGCGACGGGTTCTTCATCCAGCCCACGGTCTTCGCCGACGTGGCACCCGACGCGCGCATCGCCCAGGAGGAGATCTTCGGCCCGGTGGTGGCGGTGATCCGTGCCCGCGACTTCGCCCATGCGCTGGAGATCGCCAACGGCACCGAGTACGGCCTCACCGGCGCGGTCTTCTCGCGCGACCCCATGCACCTGGCGCTCGCCCGGCGCGAGTTCCACTGCGGCAACCTCTACCTGAACCGCAAGTGCACCGGCGCGCTGGTGGGCGTGCATCCGTTCGGCGGGTTCAACATGAGCGGCACTGACGCCAAGGCGGGCGGCCCCGACTACCTCGGGTTCTTCCTGCAGCCCAAGGTGGTGTCGGTCAAGTACCGATAG
- a CDS encoding ABC transporter permease, whose protein sequence is MARLLSQQAAQTVAGQRVAGRAHWAWRALRTSPTALAGVALLGAMAALAALAPLLAPWDPQAQDLSRRLQPPSWWVGPHPLGTDAVGRDLLSNILYGLRVSVTFGLGSIAISVALGVAAGVVAGYYRGRLDAVLMRAADMQLSLPFLLVALAAAAIWGRGLGKLIVVVGVIGWAEFARTVRGSTLAVREKEFVEAARALGALDHRIMVRHILPNVLTPVIVLVSVALPRVIVTEATLSFLGLGVPLTTPSLGLLIDGGYKYLFSGAWWPSILPGLALMLLVVGINLVGDWLRDALDPRLTRR, encoded by the coding sequence ATGGCGCGTCTTTTGAGCCAGCAGGCGGCACAGACGGTTGCGGGCCAGCGGGTCGCGGGGCGGGCCCACTGGGCGTGGCGGGCGCTGCGCACCAGCCCCACGGCCCTGGCCGGCGTCGCGCTGCTTGGGGCGATGGCGGCGCTGGCAGCGCTGGCGCCGTTGCTCGCGCCGTGGGATCCCCAGGCGCAGGACCTCAGCCGGCGCCTGCAGCCGCCGTCATGGTGGGTCGGGCCGCACCCGCTGGGCACGGACGCGGTGGGCCGCGACCTGCTCAGCAACATCCTCTACGGCCTGCGCGTGTCCGTGACCTTCGGCCTGGGCTCCATCGCCATCTCGGTGGCCCTGGGGGTCGCGGCGGGGGTGGTCGCCGGTTACTACCGCGGGCGTCTCGACGCCGTCCTGATGCGTGCCGCCGACATGCAGCTCTCGCTGCCCTTCCTGCTGGTGGCCCTGGCCGCGGCCGCGATCTGGGGCCGCGGGCTGGGCAAGCTCATCGTCGTGGTGGGCGTCATCGGGTGGGCGGAGTTCGCCCGCACCGTGCGGGGGAGCACGCTGGCCGTCCGCGAGAAGGAGTTCGTCGAGGCGGCACGGGCGCTGGGCGCCCTCGATCACCGCATCATGGTCCGCCACATCCTGCCCAACGTGCTGACTCCCGTCATCGTCCTGGTCTCGGTCGCCCTCCCGCGGGTGATCGTCACGGAGGCCACGCTGTCGTTCCTCGGCCTCGGCGTGCCGCTGACAACGCCGTCGCTCGGCCTGCTGATCGACGGCGGCTACAAGTACCTCTTCTCCGGGGCCTGGTGGCCGTCGATCCTCCCCGGCCTGGCGCTCATGCTGCTGGTGGTCGGCATCAACCTGGTGGGCGACTGGCTGCGCGACGCCCTGGACCCGCGCCTGACGCGCCGCTGA
- a CDS encoding ABC transporter permease: MTRYLAHRFLQMLGVFLIISLVVFLLLVLTGDPIELLLPPASDLAQVEAMRRQLGLDRPWYVQYVKFLTSAVRGDLGESFYFREPAIRLVLERLPASLELVVWTMAISTVVAIPLGVLAATRPGTWLDRVILVGSLVGISAPTFWIGIVLIALFVVSLGWLPSSGRGGWEHLVLPVATLAFYRVALFVRLIRAGMLDVLGQDYIRTARAKGLFERLVIYRHALKNTLIPFVTIGGIQMGGLVAFAVVTERIFAWPGMGRLLLISIERLDYPVVVAYAIVTAALFVVINLTVDLLYALIDPRIRYE; this comes from the coding sequence ATGACCCGGTACCTCGCGCATCGCTTCCTGCAGATGCTCGGGGTCTTCCTCATCATCTCCCTGGTGGTCTTCCTCCTCCTGGTCCTCACCGGCGATCCCATCGAGCTGCTGCTGCCGCCGGCCTCCGACCTGGCCCAGGTCGAGGCGATGCGCCGGCAGCTCGGCCTCGACCGGCCGTGGTACGTCCAGTACGTGAAGTTCCTGACCAGCGCGGTGCGCGGCGATCTGGGCGAGTCCTTCTACTTCCGGGAGCCGGCCATCCGGCTGGTCCTGGAGCGGTTGCCGGCCTCGCTGGAGCTCGTGGTCTGGACCATGGCCATCTCCACGGTCGTGGCCATCCCGCTGGGCGTGCTGGCCGCCACCCGTCCCGGGACGTGGCTCGACCGGGTGATCCTGGTGGGCTCGCTGGTGGGCATCTCGGCGCCGACCTTCTGGATCGGCATCGTGCTCATCGCGCTCTTCGTGGTCTCGCTGGGCTGGCTGCCGTCGTCGGGCCGCGGCGGCTGGGAACACCTGGTCCTGCCGGTGGCGACCCTGGCGTTCTACCGCGTCGCCCTGTTCGTGCGCCTGATCCGGGCGGGCATGCTGGACGTGCTGGGCCAGGACTACATCCGGACCGCGCGGGCCAAGGGTCTCTTCGAGCGGCTGGTGATCTACCGCCACGCGCTGAAGAACACCTTGATCCCCTTCGTCACCATCGGCGGCATCCAGATGGGCGGGCTGGTGGCGTTCGCGGTGGTCACCGAGCGTATCTTCGCCTGGCCCGGCATGGGGCGCCTGCTGCTGATCTCCATCGAGCGCCTCGACTACCCGGTGGTGGTCGCCTACGCCATCGTCACCGCCGCCCTCTTCGTCGTCATCAACCTGACCGTGGACCTGCTCTACGCCCTCATCGACCCGCGCATCAGGTACGAGTGA
- a CDS encoding ABC transporter substrate-binding protein, producing the protein MKALTAPATIAVAVTLALVAAITPVNYAQGRPVVVATSGDAETMDAVMSAISTTFSIQRHVLEPLVDNDPDAKLVPVLATQWRALDALTWEFKLRPNVRFHNGEPFNAEAAKFSIERARDHPKSLLKAYVSLIKEVRVVDNLTLRLVTTEPSPDLVANLANNVFMYPPRYTREVGDDGVAKRPVGTGPYRFVEWIRDDRIVLEANPTYWGPKPQATRVTIRPIPEGATRVAALLAGEVDVIESPPIPDIPRIARTRGFKVLRKQGPRLIFIAMDTHRDRGGPHPQFSPGLPAGQPNPFKDVRVRQAIYHAINSKEIVEQVMQGAAAPAEQILPPFMYGYNPKVRRPIYDPSRAKRLLAEAGYPNGFTVRLDVTTDRYVNDREVGLAVVGMLKRVGIDAQLNGMPRAIYFPKMRAFDTSFQMSGWLTLISSTNWAALLGCVDPKTGYGRANYGRYCNPELNRLIDIMRTEMDEKKRLEAFYKAAELNRQDVGKIPLYFEELIRAVKENITMPVRVDESILAHEITFR; encoded by the coding sequence GCTCCAGCCACGATCGCCGTCGCGGTGACGCTGGCCCTGGTGGCCGCCATCACCCCCGTCAACTACGCCCAGGGGCGCCCGGTGGTCGTCGCCACCTCGGGCGATGCGGAGACGATGGACGCGGTCATGAGCGCCATCAGCACCACCTTCAGCATCCAGCGCCACGTGCTGGAGCCGCTGGTGGACAACGACCCCGACGCCAAACTGGTGCCGGTGCTGGCCACCCAGTGGCGCGCGCTGGACGCCCTGACCTGGGAGTTCAAGCTGCGCCCCAACGTCCGCTTCCACAACGGGGAGCCCTTCAACGCCGAAGCCGCCAAGTTCAGCATCGAGCGCGCGCGCGACCATCCCAAGTCGCTGCTCAAGGCCTACGTGAGCCTGATCAAAGAGGTGCGGGTCGTCGACAATCTGACCCTGCGCTTGGTCACCACGGAACCGTCGCCCGACCTGGTGGCGAACCTAGCCAACAACGTCTTCATGTACCCGCCGCGGTACACCCGCGAGGTGGGCGACGACGGCGTGGCCAAGCGCCCCGTGGGCACGGGCCCCTACCGGTTCGTCGAGTGGATCCGGGACGACCGCATCGTGCTCGAGGCCAACCCCACGTACTGGGGCCCCAAGCCGCAGGCGACCCGGGTCACCATCCGGCCCATCCCCGAGGGCGCCACCCGGGTGGCAGCCCTCCTGGCGGGCGAAGTGGACGTCATCGAGAGCCCGCCGATCCCCGACATCCCGCGCATCGCCCGCACCCGCGGGTTCAAGGTGCTGCGCAAACAGGGGCCGCGGTTGATCTTCATCGCCATGGACACCCACCGGGACCGCGGCGGCCCGCATCCGCAGTTCAGCCCCGGCCTGCCGGCGGGCCAGCCCAACCCGTTCAAGGACGTGCGGGTGCGGCAGGCGATCTACCACGCCATCAACAGCAAGGAGATCGTCGAGCAGGTGATGCAGGGCGCCGCGGCGCCGGCCGAGCAGATCCTGCCGCCCTTCATGTACGGGTACAACCCCAAGGTGCGCCGGCCCATCTACGACCCGTCGCGGGCCAAGCGCCTGCTGGCCGAGGCCGGGTACCCCAACGGCTTCACGGTGCGCCTGGACGTCACCACCGACCGCTACGTGAACGACCGGGAGGTAGGGCTGGCGGTGGTGGGCATGCTCAAGCGCGTGGGCATCGACGCCCAGCTGAACGGCATGCCCCGGGCCATCTACTTCCCCAAGATGCGCGCCTTCGATACCTCGTTCCAGATGAGCGGGTGGCTGACGTTGATCTCCAGCACCAACTGGGCAGCGCTGCTGGGGTGCGTGGACCCCAAGACGGGCTACGGCCGCGCCAACTACGGCCGCTACTGCAACCCCGAGCTGAACCGCTTGATCGACATCATGCGCACCGAGATGGACGAGAAGAAGCGCCTGGAGGCGTTCTACAAGGCGGCCGAGCTGAACCGACAGGACGTGGGGAAGATCCCGCTCTACTTCGAGGAGCTGATCCGCGCGGTGAAGGAGAACATCACGATGCCCGTCCGCGTCGACGAGTCGATCCTGGCCCACGAGATCACGTTCCGGTAG